A single region of the Apodemus sylvaticus chromosome 7, mApoSyl1.1, whole genome shotgun sequence genome encodes:
- the Glce gene encoding D-glucuronyl C5-epimerase yields MRCLAARVNYKTLIIICALFTLVTVLLWNKCSSDKAIQFPRHLSSGFRVDGLEKRSAASESNHYANHIAKQQSEEAFPQEQQKAPPVVGGFNSNGGSKVLGLKYEEIDCLINDEHTIKGRREGNEVFLPFTWVEKYFDVYGKVVQYDGYDRFEFSHSYSKVYAQRSPYHPDGVFMSFEGYNVEVRDRVKCISGVEGVPLSTQWGPQGYFYPIQIAQYGLSHYSKNLTEKPPHIEVYETAEDRDRNIRPNEWTVPKGCFMASVADKSRSTNVKQFIAPETGEGVSLQLGNTKDFIISFDLKLLTNGSVSVVLETTEKNQLFTVHYVSNTQLIAFKDRDIYYGIGPRTSWSTVTRDLVTDLRKGVGLSNTKAVKPTKIMPKKVVRLIAKGKGFLDNITISTTAHMAAFFAASDWLVRNQDEKGGWPIMVTRKLGEGFKSLEPGWYSAMAQGQAISTLVRAYLLTKDYVFLNSALRATAPYKFLSEQHGVKAVFMNKHDWYEEYPTTPSSFVLNGFMYSLIGLYDLKETAGEKLGKEARSLYERGMESLKAMLPLYDTGSGTIYDLRHFMLGIAPNLARWDYHTTHINQLQLLSTIDESPIFKEFVKRWKSYLKGSRAKHN; encoded by the exons ATGCGTTGTTTGGCAGCTCGGGTCAACTATAAGACTTTGATTATCATCTGTGCGCTATTCACTTTGGTCACAGTACTTTTGTGGAATAAGTGTTCCAGCGACAAAGCAATCCAGTTTCCTCGGCACTTGAGTAGTGGATTCAGAGTGGATGGATTAGAAAAGAGATCAGCAGCATCTGAAAGTAACCATTATGCCAACCACATAGCCAAGCAGCAGTCAGaagaggcatttcctcaggaaCAACAGAAGGCACCCCCTGTCGTTGGGGGCTTCAACAGCAATGGGGGAAGCAAGGTGTTAGGGCTCAAATATGAAGAGATTGACTGTCTCATAAATGATGAACACACAATTAAAGGGAGACGAGAGGGGAATGAAGTTTTTCTTCCATTCACTTGGGTAGAGAAATACTTTGATGTTTATGGAAAGGTGGTCCAGTATGATGGCTATGATCGATTTGAATTCTCTCATAGCTATTCCAAAGTCTATGCACAGAGATCACCGTACCACCCTGACGGTGTGTTTATGTCATTTGAAGGATACAATGTGGAAGTCCGAGACAGAGTCAAGTGTATAAGTGGAGTGGAAG gTGTGCCATTATCTACACAGTGGGGGCCACAAGGCTATTTCTACCCAATCCAGATTGCACAGTACGGGCTAAGTCATTACAGCAAGAATCTAACCGAGAAACCCCCTCACATAGAGGTATATGAGACAGCAGAAGACAGGGACAGAAACATCAGACCTAATGAATGGACTGTGCCCAAGGGCTGCTTCATGGCCAGTGTGGCGGACAAGTCTAGATCCACCAATGTTAAACAGTTTATTGCTCCAG AAACTGGTGAAGGTGTGTCTTTGCAGCTGGGAAACACAAAAGACTTCATTATTTCATTTGACCTCAAGCTCTTAACAAATGGGAGTGTGTCTGTGGTTCTGGAGACCACAGAAAAGAATCAGCTCTTCACTGTGCATTATGTCTCAAATACCCAGCTAATTGCTTTCAAAGACAGGGACATATACTACGGCATTGGGCCCAGAACTTCGTGGAGTACAGTCACCAGAGACCTGGTCACTGACCTCAGGAAAGGAGTGGGCCTTTCCAACACAAAAGCTGTCAAGCCAACCAAAATCATGCCCAAAAAGGTGGTTAGGTTGATTGCAAAAGGGAAAGGCTTCCTGGACAACATTACCATCTCCACCACAGCCCACATGGCTGCCTTCTTTGCTGCTAGTGACTGGCTAGTGAGGAACCAGGATGAGAAAGGTGGCTGGCCAATTATGGTGACCCGGAAGTTAGGGGAAGGGTTTAAATCTCTAGAGCCAGGATGGTACTCTGCCATGGCACAAGGGCAAGCCATCTCTACCTTAGTCAGGGCCTATCTCCTAACAAAAGACTATGTGTTCCTCAATTCAGCTTTAAGGGCAACAGCCCCATACAAGTTTCTGTCAGAGCAGCATGGAGTTAAAGCTGTGTTCATGAATAAACATGACTGGTATGAAGAATATCCAACTACACCTAGCTCTTTTGTTTTAAATGGCTTTATGTATTCTTTAATTGGGCTGTATGACCTAAAAGAAACAGCAGGGGAGAAGCTTGGGAAAGAAGCGAGGTCCTTGTATGAGCGCGGCATGGAGTCTCTTAAAGCCATGCTGCCCTTGTATGATACTGGCTCTGGAACCATATATGACCTCCGCCACTTCATGCTTGGCATTGCTCCCAACCTGGCCCGCTGGGACTATCACACCACCCACATCAACCAACTGCAGCTGCTCAGTACCATCGACGAGTCCCCAATCTTCAAAGAATTTGTCAAGAGGTGGAAAAGCTACCTGAAAGGCAGTAGGGCAAAGCACAACTAG